In Mytilus edulis chromosome 3, xbMytEdul2.2, whole genome shotgun sequence, the genomic window ataaatcataagatttgaagaaaaaaattcgaCAAAACTTTGCAAAATCATTGTAGTAAGGACACAAGTATTATCAAAACATTTCCTCTCGCATATattacatatgaaataaaattaaatatatcttcactatattttatatgaaaaattcaaACTGTATTTTGTAGCTCTTCCAGTATTGTTATTCTTCATGAATAAGATTGGTGCCCGTACACTTGTATTTATAGGAAGTTTAACTATATCTATAGGATACGGTATAAGCAGTTTGGCTCCTAATGTAGACTTTCTTTTCTTCTCCATCAGTGTTGTAGTTGGTGAGTTAATATGTTCTAAAAGAATTAAGAATATAATTACTGAACCATAAAAGAGTTATAGAGTTCTGCCTTTTAGAATACCTGGTGATATCCTAGCATTATGTATCAATTTTGATTTCCAAATTTCGACGACAACATTATTATATTACTTACAACCAGACGTTTCACTTCTTGGCATAGGTCATAGTGGTTGATACGATAATAagatataagacgatgtggtatgagtgccaatgagacaactttccaccgaagtcacaatttataaaagtaaaccattataaataaagaaagatgtgatgtgagtaccaatgagacaactctccatccaaataacaatttgaaaagtaaaccattaaaggttaatgtacggccttcaacacggagccttggctcataccgaacaacaagctataagtCCAGGTTACCATATTTCTATGCAGCCCGTCAACTCTTTTAGTTGCTAGAAATATCGTGCAAAGTAATAAATAATGTTAGAAAgacataatttttaaattgtgaaTCTGAAATCAATTTCAAagaaaagggagataacaatTTGATCTTGAGTTAAACTACTGTTGTATTTTAACTAAACGATATATAACCTAAGTTACAGTGTAGTTTTAATTCTTCAACCAACCAACATTTTGTAGATCATTCTAgatttatatttacaattatttcttTCAGGAGTTGGGTCGTCCTTTTTGTTTGCTCCATCTCTTGTGGTTATTGGACAGTATTTTGACAAACGTCGCGGAATGGCTACTGGCCTTGCCATGAGTGGAGGTTGTCTAGGTAGTCTTGTACTCCCGCCATTTTACCAATACCTTATAGACACCTACGGACTCAGAGGTGCCCTTTTACTAACTTCCGGTTTACTATTCAATACAACTGCCATGTCAGGCTTACTGCGTCCTTTAGATTTCTACAAGAAACAAAAGAAAGATTTAACTTTAGCTAAACCAACAGCAGTGAAAAATGGAGCGAAATATATTTCGATTAATCGATCAAAACATGAAAACAACGCAAACGGAAATAGAATGAATTCAAATATAGTTTCTTTGAATGGCGAACAGTTTTCTGGTTCTCATCCTGTACTTTCAAAATCGTTTCCGCATGCAGCTCGTGCCAAAGCGAAAATGGATCGTATGAGGACATTTTCTGAAACAAACAAACGTTTTGATAAGTGCGAAGAAGTTTCAACTTCAAGAATGTCACTTTCAAGTTTTTACAAATACTTAAGTATTGATGATATTGCGAATATGTCCATAATTTCGGTAAAGGAGTTGAAAGGTGGACATGAAGGATTCGATTCAAGCAGTACAGAATCTCAGAATGAAAAATGCTGTAGATTAGACTTGTCTGTGTTCAAAAATCcatcatatgttttatttttatttgtacacaTTCTTGCAACTTTATCACCAGCTTTGGTTCCCTCCTTTTTGCCTGTTTATCTAAAAGAGAATGGATTAAGTAAACAGGAAATAGTAATAAATGTTGCCGTTGTTGGTGCCGCAGATTTTGTTGGCAGAATTCTTTGTGGATACTTTGCGGACAAACCATGGATTAAGATCTATCATATTATTATGGTGACACAAGGATTAGCTGGATTAGTAATAAACTGCAGTGGTCTGTTTAAAACATTCTGGCCACTTGTTGCATTCTCGGCCTTGTTTGGAATAAGTGCAGGTGGAATATTTGGTGTAGTAGTCACAATGATCATTTCCATAATTGGAATGGAAAATTTTAGATCAGGATATGCATTTTTAATCATAACTCAAGGCCCAGTCATTGCTATTTCCGCTCCAATATTTGGTAAGTTACAATAttaacactttttaaaatttgcaaattaTTGAGCTCAGTAAGAAttcataaatacaaaattataaaaaccaAACAAGCATAAAGCACCTTACTTTTTTACAAAACATGTTATGCCTCTAGCTTGGCAACGTGACTATAACATTTCAAGATACATTTTTTATGATAAGAATTCGCATTTTGACGGGGTTTTTTTTCAATGACAACTTGACAACAGTTATTCAGTTTATAGATGCTtcgttttgtttattatataccCGTTCAGAACTATGATGAAAGGGTTATACTTTTTAACCCCTGTCTGTCCGTACGTTCGTCTGATGAAATTTTCATCACGTACATGTATTTGAAGAACTGTAATCAAGTGTGTCCTGACACTTGCTACCGAGCTTTCTGATGTTATAACGTATGATTCATGTTCACATTCGATTTCACAACTTCCTGTTCAccgaaaatatttatatattcttataatAGCCATGTATGAAATTATTGGTGCATTTTTCCCCCAGACACTTCAAACTAGACCAACTTGAAATTTGCTATCTGGATTAATGTATAAACGGCTCTATACTTTGCTATGAGTTTTCACATTTGATGGTTActcatcaacttcctgtttaccgactACTTAATATATATGTACAGTTTAGAATTATTTACACTTGTACGCAAATTTGTCAGCAATTATaacttaaaatcaaaatattgcacTAAAATATAAAAAGCTTGACGTTAGATTGAAAAGTGAATGTTGCATGTTGTCAGACGGAAATACGGAGACAGATCTATGGTCATGCAGCTGACTAAACTTGACGTTAATTATCAATTCCACAAAGAAATGTTTCCTGTGGAACCTACAAGATTTCTTGTGCAAATTTACGGAAATACGTACGCATAAATCTTCATGAATACAAAGCTGATAAAGGTATAGTTTCACAgggaaatatttttattgtctgttgaatattattcattttcgtaAGGATAAATACTTCTTGGCTattctttttcataaaaaataatccTATATGAGATATACTCTTGTTCGTGTAATTCTCTGAAATAAAACTTGTAAAGTCAACACAAAGTTGTGGCATGATCGTCAGTTTACAAACAATTCCGCTCAAAGCGGTGCTACAAGTTGTACCATTGGTCCAGGTTATGGGAAGGGTTTTGCGCAGACAAACTATTTTAACCCTGCTACATTCTGTGTGTGCCTGTTACCTGCGTTTTgggttttgctcaatgttgaaggccgtacggtgttcGTTTGTTTGGCATTTGATCACTTGTTGAGGgttttctcatttgcaatcaaaccaCACCTTCTTACTTTTtatattctcaatttttatcAATGAATAAATTCCGTagaaaaaactaaaaactaaaaagACATTCCTGTGGGTAACAATTCGTTTTCATTTGTTGTCCATATATAAGGTAGGATAGATACCGAGATGATTAGGTTCTACAAATCAGGCTATTGGTTAAATATTTCGTTTGACTGAGTACTTAAAAGCAATATTATATTATGAGATATCTTGGTTCaagaagaatgatttttttttctgtttttatattaATGACAACTCAAAACAAGAATATCTTGTCACATATTAAATTTGTGAAAGAGTTAAATGAAAATTTTCCAGATATATAGCAAAACAAATATCTAAAGTAAAAAGAATtaaatgtgatttaaaaaatgtttcaGATAATTATTTAGCACTGCCACTGAAATTCAGCTGACTATCGGAATACCTCATCTTCTCTGTTGTTGAGATAATATATAATTTCCAAACAGAACGTGCTTTGTGTTGGAAATAATTAGAATTCGACTTTTATCAATTTACTATGAAAGAAAAATGCATAGATTTCTGAACATAATTCAACACTACATGTTGAAATCATATTGACTTTTAACAGTTTAATTTCAGAGGATTACACGAACAATCGGTGATCGATCAAGAATACCTAAAATAggattattttttatgaaaaagaatagccaaaaagaatataaaaacgAATATGAATAATTTCCATAGGAAACCGACAACAAAAAACATTTCCCTGggaaaatatacatattttaatgatCTTTAATGGTATTAAGGAAAGTTAGGGGGAGGATTATGTGCAAACAATTAAGATAATAAGGAATCCATAATACTAGATAATAATTTTAGAcgcatcttttttttctttaatttttattattcttttttctcaTACAACAGGATATCTGAGAGATGTTACCGGGAGTTACAATGCATCATTCCATTTCGTTGGTATTGCTTCATTGCTTGCTGTTATTTTGTCGTCTATTGGAGTTTTTCTACGAAGATATAAAAAGACAGAAAAGGCCAACGTATTAGACCTTAATGAGGAAAAAGAATCTCTTCATTCTGAAAATGACATATAGTTGTATGAACATGCCCAAAGAACAAATtgtattttcaaagaaaaataattttttaaatcatGACTTCATTTATCATTGGTACAATGCAGTCCTTCCTTAGGTaccaaaagagggacaaaagataccagagggacagtcaaactcataactcgaaaataaactgacaacgccatggctaaaaatgaaaaaagacaaacaatagtacacatgacacaacatagaaaactaaagtataagcaacacgaaccccataaaaaaaactagggtgatctcaagtgctccggaagggtaagcagatcctgctccatgtgtggcacccgtcgtgttgcttatgtgataacaaatccggtaaaaaatctaattcggtaggtcacataccAAATGTTAGCGGTCCCCGCCCTCGTTAACGCGTTTTTCTTGATCAATATACTAGaccaaacaaaaatgaaatgttaTTGTTCTCATATGCTAGTAAAGATGCAAGGGTAAGGACATGAACACATAGTTTGATTGATTGCACTCTCTAGCATAGGAGTTAGATCAATGTGAACTGTACTTTGTTATTTTGACTTGAGTATACTGTTACATTATTTTCTGTTGGTGGTTGATTGGTTAGTGGTTTTGTTGATTGCCTTCCAACATTTGAATTCTTTGAAGTAGTTGTCTTTCCCATAAGGCTATTGATCCAAGTCTTGTTATCATTGTAGTTCAGATTTGTGTAAGCACATTGCTATATGAGGATAATTTCTGACAGAAGATCAAATAAAATTCTTTATTGTCCACTGTTTATTTTACTGTGTACAATTTTCATCTTTACATCAATTAGGCACATTTTGAAAAAGGACATAAAGCCATGATACTTGTAGTACATTTTTGCACATACTGTTTATATATTAATCACAAGACTGTTGTTTCACCATGATTAAAACCAGTTATACGATCCAGAGAACGATTTTAATTAATTGAAATATGCGCCTCTTCTAGCTTACctcatcttattttcatatggatcggagttccttcagacacttgtcaatgAAGAAGATCAAAGTAGCcggattatttaatttcacattcagatatattggtgatgttagcatgtcgaaatgtactattgtattgttaatttctctgtcctgaattgTCTTGATTTTACTTGTACTGTAATCCCGTCATGTGATGTTGTAATTTTAGTGtgatttttaacattgccatcaaACCACGATGACAGtcgttatcttatagttcgtttctgtgtgtgttgcactTTCGTTTGTTCTTttttcacttcagtgtttctgctgTTTCGTTGTtgtcctcttatagttgatatgtttctctcagttttagtttgtaacctggatttgttttctctaaatcgatttatgactttcgagcagcggtaaactactgttgcctttattttttaccTTTAACAATCCGAAATTGTTTGATTGGGTTTCATCAATATATTCCATAGAACTTGATATTATAAAAACAACAGACACTGCTTCCTCTGCCTCACTTTTACACTTacacctcgaatttgacatacacagtcatctcagtatcAGAACCTACGACAAACAAGatgaatttaatttcaaaattatcaattttccccACCTTAGTAACAATATACAAACTTCACCTGCATAATGGATATACATATATAAGCTTATTAGATATtaaagagcttgcagctcctccTCAGATTTTGTgtaacgtcaccagtgtctgaacaGAAAGTTGAAGAACCAGGGGGTATGTCAAAAAACGTCTATAAAAAAacttcatcggaaggtaccaggactttgttgataaatattccgtatcaacttccaaaataatacacgatgatcttgaagtatagatgtttgggtactgacgttgtttatcatcttaaaaacgagttataatattcttttatttgtatttatgaaTATCAAATCTACTATTTAGTCTGTTTTGGTgttttacgtgactctgtacttatacattccgcTATTGTACCATGATAATTCAtctattcttgtctttcatttttgctaatgtgctttgtctataatgatttttttgtgtttctttgatgcacatgacgtggctctgtacatgTACATCTGTTATTGTGCTGTTGTAGAATTTTGTATTCTAAGAAAtcattcatttttgctaatgtgctttgagTATATGCCTGTTTGTGCTTCTTTATTGCACATTTGTTTGTTATATAGTGATTCAGATTATTTAACTgctgtacacatttttttttaccaattatgtctCTGTTTGTTTTggtacacatcgttgtcaatataatggaatttgatgcgactgttatacaagtgcgtggtttagcaagctataaaatcaggttttatcaaccattttctacataagtatatgcctgtgccaagtccgtaatatgacagttgttatttattcgtttgatgtgtttgagcttttggttacattttcatttcgagACAAAGCAGACGAATAATGACATACCTCGACTTcgtaaaactttattttgatcaGGCCGATTGGTCTAGAATGCTAGACATCATTTCAATGGTATTGTCAACGAAACATGAGTGTGAAACCACCTTAAGGGAGAGCATGAATAGCATCCAAAATGTTGTAGTTATAACATTATCGGACATACTTTAAGCAGaagtttttttcataaattgtgacGTTGGCCCTGTATTTGTATTACATGAGGTTATCCAAAGTAAATGTTTCACATATTTCATAAAAAGTTACTGCATAGCCCTTAAAATCGGATTTGAACTTGATTGACTGGACGTTTATCAATCAATGGCAATTAAAATGCGTATAGAGGACGAAAACGGGATGATATGGTATGAATCTGTACTCTGCTTATTGTATTGTACAAGACCGATACACTGAATCTGATTTTTTTGCGTGCTAGTTCACGCACCGGGTAACAATTTGTTGAAATACATGACACACCCAACCCGGACGCATTATTCTTGCTCCGAGTAAAGCAGTCTTTGCTTTTACACTAAATGTCGTCATCAGAAAATACCAATTTACATATCTTTAGTTTGATCCGGCTGGGGATCGAACTGCAAGTACGCCATAACAGGACAACCGATGTGAAGCAGTTTATAACATTGTTTAACATGTTACCATAATGTTTTTTTAGATTCTAGTGAGTGACGttgtttataatcttaattacatgttatagtgttcttttatttgtctttgtaaataaaTACTTTTACTGTTTACCGCATTTTGTTTGGTAATATTTATGTGACGTGGCTCGTTATTTGTACATCCCAT contains:
- the LOC139516702 gene encoding monocarboxylate transporter 5-like (The sequence of the model RefSeq protein was modified relative to this genomic sequence to represent the inferred CDS: added 55 bases not found in genome assembly); this encodes METDNLPIDRGWAWVILFAAVTTNFLYVGTLKSFGIFFVEILAEFQESVSVTSLINGIQTAMYCTTSLPVLLFFMNKIGARTLVFIGSLTISIGYGISSLAPNVDFLFFSISVVVGVGSSFLFAPSLVVIGQYFDKRRGMATGLAMSGGCLGSLVLPPFYQYLIDTYGLRGALLLTSGLLFNTTAMSGLLRPLDFYKKQKKDLTLAKPTAVKNGAKYISINRSKHENNANGNRMNSNIVSLNGEQFSGSHPVLSKSFPHAARAKAKMDRMRTFSETNKRFDKCEEVSTSRMSLSSFYKYLSIDDIANMSIISVKELKGGHEGFDSSSTESQNEKCCRLDLSVFKNPSYVLFLFVHILATLSPALVPSFLPVYLKENGLSKQEIVINVAVVGAADFVGRILCGYFADKPWIKIYHIIMVTQGLAGLVINCSGLFKTFWPLVAFSALFGISAGGIFGVVVTMIISIIGMENFRSGYAFLIITQGPVIAISAPIFGYLRDVTGSYNASFHFVGIASLLAVILSSIGVFLRRYKKTEKANVLDLNEEKESLHSENDI